A genomic window from Sphingobacterium spiritivorum includes:
- a CDS encoding DUF3298 and DUF4163 domain-containing protein codes for MGIGKMRYGIVCGIFAALLWTSCHSGNERQGESQVARDTLRYKLVDFYENSPYFIEGESGIDTTYFKASYPSFENDKINQLLRSSILIDGEDSVRQAAESFLGGFNEFVEDAANPSYHIAWFRELHSYVVLNNTRILSIATQIDDFSGGAHGNHVMILSNFDILNNKKITLPDLISKEKQKELLKIAEKYFRKAERLKDNENLSGKYFFEDGKYALAENFALEKDSLLFYYNPYEIKSYVEGSTALRIPYQEIEHLLTDSGKVYLQQISSNQPKT; via the coding sequence ATGGGGATAGGAAAAATGAGGTATGGGATAGTATGTGGAATCTTTGCTGCACTACTTTGGACAAGTTGCCATTCCGGCAATGAAAGACAGGGAGAGTCACAGGTAGCACGGGATACACTACGGTATAAACTGGTAGATTTTTATGAAAACAGTCCCTATTTTATTGAAGGAGAATCCGGCATTGACACCACTTATTTTAAAGCTTCCTACCCTTCATTTGAGAATGACAAGATCAATCAGTTGCTGCGATCGTCCATCCTTATTGATGGTGAAGACAGTGTTCGTCAGGCTGCGGAAAGTTTTTTAGGCGGTTTTAACGAATTTGTGGAAGATGCTGCCAATCCGAGCTACCATATCGCCTGGTTCAGAGAGCTGCATAGCTATGTGGTGCTGAATAACACCCGGATCCTATCTATCGCTACCCAGATCGATGACTTCAGCGGAGGAGCACATGGCAATCATGTCATGATTCTTTCCAATTTTGACATCCTCAATAATAAAAAAATCACCTTACCGGACCTGATCAGTAAGGAAAAACAAAAAGAATTGCTTAAAATTGCGGAAAAATATTTTCGGAAAGCGGAACGTCTTAAAGACAATGAAAACCTCTCCGGAAAGTATTTTTTTGAAGACGGAAAATATGCTTTGGCAGAAAATTTTGCATTGGAAAAAGACAGCCTGCTGTTTTATTACAATCCATACGAAATCAAATCCTATGTTGAAGGGAGTACCGCATTGCGCATCCCCTACCAGGAAATTGAACATCTGCTGACCGACTCCGGTAAAGTGTATCTTCAGCAAATTAGTAGCAATCAACCCAAAACATAG
- a CDS encoding aspartate kinase, with protein sequence MQVFKFGGASVRDAESIKNVASIILKYKEEPLLVVVSAIGKTTNALEELTKTFFQQSGDAFELLNEIKKSHFSILDQLFADHSHPIFDEIANAFVETEWILEEEPQDTYDYLYDQIVSLGELLSSRIIAAYAAHMGVQSKWTDARDYIFTDNTYREGKVDWQKTEDKIREELPILLDDYVLITQGFIGSTSENFTTTLGREGSDYSAAIFAACLNAESVTIWKDVPGVLNADPKWFEKTQLIPELSYTDAIELTYYGATVIHPKTIKPLQNKKIALHVRSFIDSTQPGTTIKSTNQTLPVPSFIFKVDQVFINISPRDFSFIVEDNLSHIFNLFHLHRIKINMMHNSAIQFSVAVDNTGDNVTALLEELEKRYKVTVESGLELITIRYYNQETIDRVLLNKEIIKELKDSYTCQMLVKNK encoded by the coding sequence ATGCAAGTATTCAAATTCGGAGGAGCTTCGGTAAGAGATGCGGAAAGCATAAAGAATGTGGCATCCATTATTCTCAAATATAAGGAAGAACCGCTTCTGGTCGTTGTATCTGCCATCGGAAAAACAACTAATGCCTTAGAAGAACTTACCAAGACTTTTTTTCAGCAATCCGGAGATGCCTTTGAACTTCTGAATGAAATCAAAAAAAGTCACTTCTCTATTCTGGATCAGTTATTTGCAGATCATTCGCATCCGATTTTTGACGAAATTGCGAATGCATTTGTCGAAACCGAATGGATTCTGGAAGAGGAACCGCAGGATACTTATGATTACCTGTACGATCAGATTGTATCACTGGGAGAGCTTCTTTCCTCCCGTATTATAGCTGCATATGCTGCTCATATGGGAGTGCAATCCAAATGGACAGATGCGCGTGACTATATTTTCACGGACAACACCTACCGTGAAGGAAAAGTAGACTGGCAGAAAACCGAAGATAAAATTCGCGAAGAACTGCCAATACTTCTGGATGACTATGTATTGATCACACAGGGCTTTATAGGCTCTACTTCTGAAAACTTCACTACAACCCTTGGACGGGAAGGTTCAGATTATTCTGCGGCAATATTTGCCGCCTGCCTGAATGCAGAATCCGTCACCATATGGAAAGATGTACCCGGAGTACTGAATGCAGACCCCAAATGGTTTGAAAAGACACAGCTTATTCCCGAGCTTTCATACACGGATGCTATCGAATTAACATATTACGGAGCTACGGTGATCCATCCCAAGACCATCAAGCCACTGCAAAACAAGAAAATTGCCCTGCATGTCCGTTCTTTCATAGACAGTACGCAGCCGGGTACGACGATCAAAAGCACGAATCAGACATTGCCTGTTCCTTCTTTTATATTTAAGGTCGATCAGGTATTTATAAATATATCTCCCCGTGATTTTTCATTTATCGTAGAAGACAATCTGAGCCATATCTTCAATCTTTTTCACCTGCACCGCATCAAGATCAATATGATGCATAACAGCGCAATCCAGTTTTCTGTAGCTGTAGACAATACCGGTGATAATGTAACCGCATTACTCGAAGAACTGGAAAAAAGATATAAAGTGACGGTAGAATCAGGTCTTGAACTGATCACAATACGCTATTACAATCAGGAAACAATAGATCGTGTATTGCTGAATAAAGAAATTATTAAAGAGCTGAAAGACAGTTATACCTGCCAAATGCTTGTTAAAAACAAATAA
- a CDS encoding class I SAM-dependent methyltransferase, giving the protein MNYNILQKEVQQFLQHNSKATPSAVALKKSPFAAVSSAELATQLDGRQRIARKLPKWANTPGIYFPEKLNLEQSSSEQTAEFKCNIVKTDSTVLDMTGGFGIDTYFFATKVRQVIHCEINTALSEIVQHNFKTLAIRNVKFVSTDAVAYLRQQPDNSLDYIYIDPSRRVNSRKVFLLADCEPNIADLQTLFFTKATTIISKIAPLMDISIALASLQYVKDVYVISVDNDCKELLFVQEKGYEGEPEIHSVRLFQGSQQELSFTYQQERQETNYYSTALAYLYDPDVAITKAGAFKTVGKQYQLHKLHSSTHLYTSEELKTSFPGRIFAVTQTLPYAAFKKADYPKQANIIAKNFPDKPEELRKRWKIKDGGEQFLFFTQDYDNNYIVIMASRLH; this is encoded by the coding sequence TTGAATTACAATATATTACAAAAGGAAGTTCAACAATTTCTTCAGCACAACAGTAAAGCTACACCTTCTGCTGTTGCGCTGAAGAAAAGTCCTTTTGCAGCTGTCTCTTCTGCAGAACTGGCTACCCAACTTGATGGAAGACAGCGTATCGCCCGCAAATTACCGAAGTGGGCAAATACCCCGGGAATATATTTTCCGGAGAAACTGAATCTTGAACAATCCTCATCCGAGCAGACAGCAGAATTCAAGTGCAATATCGTCAAAACGGATAGTACAGTCCTTGATATGACAGGCGGTTTCGGTATAGATACTTATTTTTTCGCTACAAAAGTCCGTCAGGTGATACATTGTGAGATTAACACGGCCCTGTCAGAAATTGTACAGCACAATTTTAAAACATTAGCGATCAGAAATGTAAAATTTGTATCAACAGATGCTGTAGCTTATCTCAGGCAACAGCCTGATAATAGCCTGGATTATATCTATATTGACCCTTCGCGAAGAGTAAACAGCCGAAAAGTATTTCTGTTAGCAGATTGCGAACCTAATATTGCAGATCTTCAAACACTTTTTTTCACAAAAGCGACGACCATCATCAGTAAAATCGCTCCGTTAATGGATATTTCTATAGCTCTGGCATCTTTGCAGTATGTAAAAGATGTGTATGTAATCAGCGTGGACAACGATTGCAAAGAATTGCTTTTTGTGCAGGAAAAGGGGTACGAGGGAGAACCGGAAATACATAGTGTCCGCCTGTTTCAAGGCAGTCAGCAAGAGCTAAGCTTTACTTATCAGCAGGAACGTCAGGAAACAAATTACTATAGTACAGCACTAGCTTATCTGTATGATCCGGATGTAGCTATTACCAAAGCAGGCGCATTCAAAACTGTCGGTAAGCAATACCAACTGCATAAATTACATTCCAGCACGCACCTCTATACAAGTGAAGAACTGAAAACTTCCTTTCCCGGAAGAATATTTGCTGTCACGCAGACACTCCCCTACGCTGCTTTTAAAAAGGCTGATTATCCCAAACAGGCCAATATTATCGCCAAAAACTTTCCGGACAAACCGGAAGAGCTCAGAAAACGCTGGAAGATCAAAGACGGCGGAGAACAATTTCTGTTTTTCACACAGGATTATGACAATAATTACATTGTAATAATGGCCTCCAGATTACATTAA
- a CDS encoding LLM class flavin-dependent oxidoreductase, translating to MKKIKFSALELAPIKKGGTPKEAIDRVVTAAKHIETLGYERLWLAEHHNMEYIASSATVVLISHVAAHTSTLRVGSGGIMLPNHAPLVVAEQFGTLETLYPGRIDLGLGRAPGTDQLTAMALRRNNMHTQFYFADDVKALQQFFSEDNFNAKVRAFPAEGQHVPLWILGSSTDSAHLAAELGLPYAFASHFAPAMLKSAMEIYQTNFKPSAQLQQPYSIACVNVIGADSNDEAAHLATSLYNLFAGIVTNTRRPLSPPTEQPIYAGITEIEQAVQSMVSCTFTGNEESLRKELHAFAEIYHLDEIMTTSYIFDDDKRLRSYEILQRALS from the coding sequence ATGAAAAAAATCAAATTCTCTGCTTTGGAATTAGCTCCTATAAAAAAAGGAGGAACACCTAAAGAAGCCATTGACCGCGTTGTTACTGCCGCAAAACATATAGAAACATTAGGTTATGAACGTCTTTGGCTTGCAGAACATCATAACATGGAATATATTGCCAGTTCGGCAACCGTCGTCCTGATCAGTCATGTCGCAGCTCACACTTCTACCTTAAGAGTAGGTTCAGGAGGAATTATGCTGCCCAATCATGCACCTCTGGTCGTGGCCGAACAGTTCGGCACACTTGAAACACTTTACCCGGGACGTATTGATCTTGGATTAGGAAGAGCTCCCGGTACCGATCAGCTGACGGCTATGGCACTTCGCCGCAATAATATGCATACGCAATTCTATTTCGCAGACGATGTCAAAGCATTACAACAATTTTTTAGTGAGGACAATTTCAATGCTAAAGTCCGTGCATTTCCTGCTGAAGGACAACATGTACCCTTATGGATATTAGGCTCTAGTACAGATAGTGCTCATCTGGCAGCAGAACTGGGACTTCCCTACGCTTTTGCCTCACACTTTGCTCCTGCTATGCTGAAAAGTGCTATGGAGATTTATCAAACAAACTTTAAACCCTCAGCACAGTTGCAGCAACCTTATTCTATTGCATGTGTCAATGTTATCGGAGCGGACAGCAATGATGAGGCCGCACATCTGGCAACAAGTTTGTACAATCTGTTTGCAGGTATAGTTACCAATACCCGCAGACCACTTTCTCCACCTACAGAACAACCTATTTATGCCGGCATCACAGAAATAGAACAAGCCGTACAAAGCATGGTCTCCTGTACATTCACCGGAAATGAAGAATCTTTAAGAAAAGAACTCCATGCTTTCGCTGAAATATACCATTTGGATGAAATCATGACTACATCTTATATCTTTGATGATGACAAACGCCTCAGATCTTACGAGATTCTGCAACGTGCACTCTCCTGA
- a CDS encoding TIGR01777 family oxidoreductase: protein MKEIVLISGANGLVAKHLNTLLRNKYELRYLTRHKKTANEYEWDIEQHRIDEQAFDQVAHIIHLAGANIFDKRWTSKQKQNLRSSRIDSAQLIFDTLKKRNQQIKTFISGSASGYYGMVTSDHIFKESDSPGNDFLADLTKDWEAKADQFENEGLAERVVKIRTSIVLAKDGGALPLLKRITNLYLNTALGNGKQYFPWIHIDDITGIIAFAMDHQHVKGPVNAVASEHINNRDFTHKLAQHLHKRIILPAVPEFILKAILGEQADMILKGSRLSNDRIRQLGYEFKFPTLDRALEDTL, encoded by the coding sequence ATGAAAGAAATCGTACTTATAAGCGGAGCCAATGGACTTGTTGCGAAGCATCTGAACACTCTATTGCGTAATAAATACGAATTACGTTATCTCACGCGACATAAAAAGACTGCGAATGAGTATGAGTGGGATATTGAACAGCACCGTATCGATGAACAGGCATTTGATCAGGTAGCGCATATTATTCACCTTGCGGGTGCAAATATTTTCGACAAGCGGTGGACATCGAAACAAAAGCAGAACCTGAGAAGCAGCCGTATAGACAGTGCGCAACTTATCTTTGATACGTTGAAAAAACGAAACCAGCAAATCAAAACATTTATATCCGGTTCTGCAAGTGGTTACTACGGTATGGTTACTTCTGATCATATATTCAAAGAATCCGATAGCCCCGGCAATGATTTCCTTGCAGATCTGACCAAAGACTGGGAAGCAAAAGCAGATCAATTTGAAAATGAAGGCCTTGCTGAGCGTGTCGTAAAAATCCGGACTTCAATTGTTTTGGCCAAAGACGGAGGTGCACTTCCACTTCTGAAGCGTATTACAAACCTGTATTTGAATACAGCTTTAGGTAATGGTAAACAATATTTCCCCTGGATACATATAGATGATATTACAGGTATTATCGCCTTTGCAATGGACCATCAGCATGTAAAAGGTCCTGTTAATGCCGTAGCTTCTGAGCATATTAACAACAGGGATTTCACTCATAAACTTGCTCAACATCTTCACAAACGTATCATCCTGCCTGCCGTGCCTGAGTTTATACTTAAAGCTATATTAGGGGAACAGGCTGATATGATCCTGAAAGGATCCAGACTTTCCAACGATCGGATCAGACAACTGGGCTATGAATTTAAGTTCCCGACTTTAGATCGTGCATTAGAAGATACGTTGTAA
- a CDS encoding L,D-transpeptidase family protein has product MRKIQFGIFLLLGLWFISSCNTDREDTFGDELAKVFQQKEYRNFDTTAYLTVFKQELSKNKNQLHNPKWVTEFADSTSGMTFISRNLSKGVVDTLCMYLEQSDKHGLSEAYFHTNQIKESFEKLNTLKSGKVEDIYPLLAKLDLFATDGYVTYISILRGGAVNPKQLYGRYFEKMHKVTKQEARRVLDSIDIKDYLAEVQPKNSYYLKLQELLQKGGLNKEEKENIYLTLEKLRWRGKDFPEKYIIVNIPEQKLRMVDNRKTKEVMNVCVGETIYGPYARRAGATDNHETPVLSGELDRMQVNPVWNIPASIVKKELISSLRSNPNYLESRNMVAYNKKGQMVDPNTVDWSSDSVLNFKFKQNPGADNSLGNIKFIFSNPYSIYLHDTPAKQMFSAKNRAVSHGCVRVEKPAALAAFLVNDEKKAEQIATEIADTLNKSRWVMMKKTIPVYITYYTTWVDDEGKLYKLPDIYGYDERLKKAMKKYYSL; this is encoded by the coding sequence ATGAGGAAGATACAATTTGGAATTTTTTTGCTGTTAGGCTTATGGTTTATAAGTTCATGTAATACCGACAGAGAAGATACTTTTGGCGATGAGCTCGCTAAAGTATTTCAGCAAAAGGAATACAGGAACTTTGATACCACAGCATATTTAACCGTATTTAAACAAGAACTCTCAAAAAATAAAAACCAGCTTCATAATCCGAAGTGGGTTACAGAATTTGCTGATTCTACCTCAGGGATGACTTTTATCAGCAGAAATCTTAGTAAAGGCGTAGTTGATACGTTATGTATGTATCTGGAGCAGTCTGATAAGCACGGTTTGTCTGAAGCATACTTTCATACGAATCAAATCAAAGAAAGTTTTGAGAAGTTAAATACATTGAAATCCGGTAAAGTGGAGGATATCTATCCTTTACTTGCGAAACTTGATTTGTTTGCAACAGACGGTTATGTTACTTATATCAGTATTTTAAGGGGTGGAGCTGTTAATCCAAAGCAGCTATACGGTCGCTATTTTGAGAAAATGCATAAAGTAACCAAGCAGGAGGCCCGCAGAGTATTGGATAGTATCGATATTAAAGACTATCTGGCTGAGGTACAACCTAAGAACTCCTATTATCTGAAATTGCAGGAGCTGCTGCAAAAGGGCGGACTTAATAAAGAAGAGAAGGAAAACATCTATCTCACGCTGGAAAAATTACGTTGGAGGGGCAAAGATTTTCCGGAGAAATATATTATTGTCAATATTCCTGAACAAAAACTGCGTATGGTAGACAACCGTAAGACAAAGGAGGTAATGAATGTGTGTGTAGGGGAGACAATTTACGGACCATATGCAAGAAGAGCAGGAGCAACAGACAATCATGAGACGCCGGTATTAAGTGGAGAGCTGGATCGTATGCAGGTCAATCCGGTATGGAATATTCCGGCAAGTATTGTAAAGAAGGAACTTATTTCCAGCCTCCGCTCTAATCCAAACTATCTGGAATCCCGCAATATGGTGGCCTATAATAAAAAAGGGCAGATGGTCGATCCTAATACAGTAGACTGGTCTTCGGACTCGGTATTAAATTTTAAATTCAAACAGAATCCTGGAGCTGATAACTCTTTAGGAAACATCAAATTTATATTTTCAAATCCTTATAGCATTTATCTTCACGATACGCCAGCCAAACAAATGTTTTCTGCAAAGAACAGAGCTGTGAGTCACGGATGTGTAAGGGTAGAAAAACCTGCTGCATTGGCAGCATTTTTAGTAAATGATGAGAAAAAAGCGGAACAGATTGCGACTGAAATTGCAGATACCCTTAATAAAAGCCGCTGGGTAATGATGAAAAAAACAATTCCTGTATATATTACCTATTATACAACGTGGGTAGATGATGAGGGAAAATTATACAAGCTTCCGGATATATATGGATATGATGAACGACTAAAAAAGGCAATGAAAAAGTATTATAGCCTTTAA
- a CDS encoding GNAT family N-acetyltransferase yields MEIRNSSNGRNGVFTAYIDDQQSGQMHYEEGEDRLIIDSTEVDSHFEGQGVGKKLVLEAVDYARKNDLKIVAQCPFAKSVFDKTPAFQDVLAED; encoded by the coding sequence ATGGAAATAAGGAATTCTAGTAACGGAAGAAATGGTGTGTTTACAGCATATATTGATGATCAGCAAAGTGGTCAGATGCATTATGAAGAAGGCGAGGACAGACTAATTATTGACAGCACAGAAGTGGATTCTCATTTTGAAGGTCAGGGAGTTGGCAAGAAACTGGTATTGGAGGCAGTAGATTATGCACGTAAGAATGATCTGAAAATTGTTGCACAATGTCCGTTTGCAAAATCCGTTTTTGATAAAACTCCTGCTTTTCAGGATGTATTAGCTGAAGACTAA
- a CDS encoding single-stranded DNA-binding protein: MNALRNSIQLVGRLGIDPVIKATVKGSKMAQLRLATNEVYKNAQGEWVENVLWHNLVVWGSLTQIVEQRCAKGTQIMIEGMLTYRDYEDKEGQKKVVAEVKVRQLQVLDKNKSPKNNADILHEQVEQDQDLPF, encoded by the coding sequence ATGAACGCTTTAAGAAACAGTATTCAGTTAGTAGGCAGATTAGGGATAGATCCTGTAATCAAAGCTACAGTAAAAGGATCCAAAATGGCTCAGCTCCGTTTAGCCACCAATGAAGTATACAAAAATGCACAGGGAGAATGGGTCGAGAATGTACTCTGGCATAATCTGGTGGTATGGGGCAGCCTTACCCAGATAGTAGAGCAGCGATGTGCTAAAGGCACGCAAATCATGATTGAGGGAATGCTGACATACCGGGATTACGAAGATAAGGAGGGGCAAAAGAAGGTTGTTGCTGAAGTCAAAGTCAGACAATTACAGGTACTTGACAAAAACAAGAGTCCCAAGAATAATGCTGATATCCTGCACGAACAGGTTGAACAAGATCAGGACTTACCTTTCTGA
- a CDS encoding DsbA family oxidoreductase, translated as MNITQTNKMQVEIWSDIMCPFCYIGKRNFEGAFSKFANAQNIEIIWKSFQLDPTLPEKEEFDHVQYLVERKGMPPNQVRAMLDQVTQTAKNAGLDYDLDHVVTVNSFNAHRVIQFAKTKGLGDEIEERFFKAYFTEGKDMADQNVLSALGQEIGLTEDDIKEALSNDEYAYKVTQDIQEAQSIGVRGVPFFVFDRKYAVSGAQPTEAFADALNKSFEEWVAKNPISPLIVSNGPTCSPDGHCE; from the coding sequence ATGAATATAACTCAAACAAATAAAATGCAGGTCGAGATATGGAGCGATATCATGTGTCCGTTTTGCTATATCGGAAAACGTAATTTTGAAGGTGCATTCTCCAAATTTGCTAATGCTCAAAATATAGAGATTATCTGGAAAAGCTTTCAACTTGATCCTACACTGCCTGAAAAAGAAGAGTTTGATCATGTACAATATCTTGTCGAACGCAAAGGTATGCCTCCCAATCAGGTACGTGCAATGTTAGACCAGGTAACTCAAACAGCAAAAAATGCAGGTTTGGATTATGATCTTGACCATGTGGTCACTGTCAACTCCTTCAATGCGCATCGGGTCATTCAATTTGCAAAGACTAAAGGTTTGGGAGATGAAATTGAAGAGCGCTTTTTTAAAGCTTATTTTACCGAAGGGAAAGATATGGCTGATCAAAACGTACTCTCCGCATTGGGACAGGAAATCGGGCTGACCGAAGATGATATCAAAGAGGCACTATCAAATGATGAATATGCATACAAAGTGACGCAGGATATACAGGAAGCACAGAGCATCGGTGTACGAGGCGTACCATTCTTTGTCTTTGACCGCAAATATGCTGTTTCCGGAGCACAACCCACAGAAGCCTTTGCTGACGCACTGAATAAGTCATTCGAAGAATGGGTTGCTAAAAACCCTATATCACCCCTTATAGTCAGTAACGGACCTACCTGTTCACCGGACGGACATTGTGAATAA
- a CDS encoding CDP-alcohol phosphatidyltransferase family protein encodes MTKKQIPELLIWSRLMIGLILIVMSILHISHYEVYAITLLTLGLLSDVFDGIIARRLQVSTERLRRLDSGVDQVFFILVAVSTYIHCPGFFHQNSTALIILIAAEAMTYIISFLKFKKEVATHSIGAKIWTLSLFATLVEINIHCQSVVIFQICLWLGLLTRLEIMAIILTLKNWTNDVPSLYHAIQLRKGKTIKRNKLFNG; translated from the coding sequence ATGACAAAAAAACAAATTCCTGAACTACTGATATGGTCAAGACTGATGATAGGGCTTATTCTTATTGTGATGAGTATCCTGCATATTTCACATTATGAAGTCTACGCAATTACCTTGTTAACACTTGGTCTGCTTTCAGATGTATTTGACGGGATTATAGCCCGCCGGCTTCAGGTATCGACAGAGCGGTTAAGAAGACTGGATTCGGGTGTAGATCAGGTCTTCTTTATTTTGGTAGCGGTATCTACCTATATTCATTGTCCTGGATTTTTTCATCAAAACAGTACAGCACTTATTATATTGATTGCCGCTGAAGCGATGACATATATCATCAGTTTTCTCAAATTCAAAAAAGAAGTCGCAACACATTCCATTGGAGCAAAGATATGGACACTCTCTTTGTTTGCAACATTAGTAGAAATCAATATACATTGCCAATCCGTTGTGATTTTTCAGATCTGTCTTTGGCTTGGGCTTCTGACTCGCCTGGAGATTATGGCTATTATCCTGACTTTAAAAAACTGGACTAACGATGTACCCTCTCTTTACCATGCTATACAATTAAGAAAAGGCAAAACGATAAAACGAAATAAACTATTCAACGGCTAA
- a CDS encoding glycoside hydrolase family 27 protein, producing MKFKFYAFFVVLLMQLCHLDTYGQAVKAPIMGWSSWNSFRINIDEKLIKEQADALISSGLYKAGYRYINVDDGYFGGRDKNGKLYVDSTKFPNGMGAIAAYVHSKGLKAGLYSEGGKNTCGSIWDNDTKGIGVGMYGHEKQDAELFFKEWNFDFIKVDWCGGQEMKLNEEEQYTKIVHAVKEAKPDAGFNLCRWQFPGEWALKLVDSWRISGDIRNNFASVLEIIDLNRNLYKYSSPGHYNDMDMLQVGRGMSYEEDKTHFSMWCMLNSPLMAGNDLRTISEQTIEILTNKELIALNQDKLFYQARSVLREGNIEVWEKLLSDKKKKAIAIMNRENRAVDYTLDARSVGLTAGNNIRDLWLHRSLGKIGKERKFTIPAHGIVVLEVSI from the coding sequence ATGAAATTTAAATTTTATGCCTTCTTTGTTGTCCTTTTAATGCAACTATGTCATTTAGATACTTATGGACAAGCTGTTAAAGCCCCGATAATGGGATGGAGCAGTTGGAATAGTTTCCGCATTAATATTGATGAAAAATTAATTAAAGAACAGGCAGATGCTCTGATTTCTTCCGGTTTGTATAAAGCGGGATATCGCTATATCAATGTGGATGATGGTTATTTCGGAGGGCGTGATAAGAATGGAAAACTCTACGTAGACAGCACAAAATTTCCTAACGGGATGGGGGCTATTGCAGCTTACGTACATAGCAAAGGTTTGAAGGCAGGATTATATTCTGAGGGAGGTAAGAATACTTGCGGATCGATATGGGACAATGATACCAAAGGTATTGGTGTCGGTATGTACGGACACGAAAAGCAGGATGCGGAATTATTTTTCAAAGAGTGGAATTTTGATTTTATTAAAGTAGATTGGTGTGGCGGACAGGAAATGAAATTAAATGAGGAAGAACAATATACGAAAATAGTTCATGCGGTTAAAGAGGCTAAGCCAGATGCCGGATTCAACCTGTGCCGTTGGCAGTTTCCGGGAGAATGGGCGCTCAAATTAGTAGATTCTTGGCGGATCTCAGGAGATATACGTAATAATTTTGCCTCGGTATTGGAAATCATAGACTTAAACAGAAATCTGTATAAATATTCCTCACCGGGACATTATAATGATATGGATATGTTGCAGGTTGGCAGAGGGATGAGCTATGAAGAAGATAAGACGCATTTCTCTATGTGGTGTATGCTCAATTCACCTTTGATGGCCGGGAATGATCTGCGCACGATATCCGAGCAGACAATAGAAATATTGACCAATAAAGAATTAATCGCATTGAATCAGGATAAGCTATTCTATCAGGCCAGAAGTGTTCTTCGTGAAGGTAATATAGAGGTCTGGGAGAAGCTGCTGTCAGACAAAAAGAAGAAAGCAATAGCTATAATGAACCGTGAGAACAGGGCTGTTGATTATACATTAGATGCGCGATCTGTTGGACTTACAGCAGGTAATAATATACGTGACCTCTGGTTACACCGTTCATTAGGTAAGATTGGGAAAGAACGAAAATTTACTATTCCTGCACATGGCATTGTAGTGCTGGAGGTCAGTATCTGA